In a genomic window of Phalacrocorax aristotelis chromosome 8, bGulAri2.1, whole genome shotgun sequence:
- the LOC142061471 gene encoding serine protease inhibitor Kazal-type 6-like has translation MKATGALVLLSLLLLSFFSDVAGQDIEEICKEFVNRSVYCTRESNPHCGTDGITYGNKCAFCKAVLRSGGKIRLKHLGKC, from the exons ATGAAGGCAACAGGTGCTTTAGTGCTtctcagcctgctgctgctctctttcTTCTCAG atgTAGCAGGTCAAGACATTGAAGAG ATTTGTAAAGAGTTTGTAAACAGAAGCGTGTACTGCACGAGGGAGTCCAACCCTCACTGTGGCACGGATGGCATCACGTATGGAAACAAATGCGCCTTCTGCAAGGCAGTGCT GAGAAGTGGAGGCAAAATAAGATTGAAGCACCTGGGGAAATGTTGA